A region of Sparus aurata chromosome 8, fSpaAur1.1, whole genome shotgun sequence DNA encodes the following proteins:
- the LOC115586638 gene encoding zinc finger protein 536-like has protein sequence LSHIDTPDHHTVTAAQSLSKDSFITPSTDPIRSQMALLANQIMDARILSSMNGRAELSQFLRVTNQSIVSQVNSPQDDSRKNRKYPCPLCGKRFRFNSILSLHMRTHTGEKPFKCPYCDHRAAQKGNLKIHLRTHKQGILGKGRGRIREENRLLHELEERAILRDRQTRGGHVQTSNINQLQKPLLSQTVPTQPSFLTNCGAPESQPHASTSPKATAIPDDPLQPQPNSFRCSFCKGKFRKRQELERHIRILHKPYKCTLCEFAASQEEELIGHVETTHITADTGSGQRPAMGAGDKRKPVGEFPCEVCGQTFSQAWFLKGHMRKHKDSFEHCCQICGRRFKEPWFLKNHMKVHLNKLAAKPTNNLPAEHNTSMGNLTQEHQSNLYSQYISRIHNRFLAAERADHQDYNQILATAGVDMKVREMLGRMISSGPGPLTDAESSSLLGLNHLHPPMSSTSMEYLHKVMSNRETLNSSNSSYPGWQIMTPGLPVEQQMFGPKDQQQLSSYLSERCLPVDDGKVCLGDPDTKAISRPGSPGSVSNHGPTEIVTEMGNSRPQSSSPAAGEKVYRCPLSSDYTAAQTASLGFHLDRYHFPHWQNSRDLSSPLQPTSSSSSSSPNPKLRPRSREDWSPAAGHYLGLESHGENALLINKQPDLADKDAGVDASLSAQTRKSQYEPLDLSVRPESVMSHSAVSPAALVQMSGVFSNGLSSSITRRLQSYSNAAAELSVKPAYQCDLLVQGTKEEMNTQNAGSTGLDGEGEFEKSEQGREEEDDDAAKWKMPKNNVLQPEELGQAEFESKQDKPGAWGRAVAESPISSLENLTPGQAEQLQHQGGLLSFLRSQGNLSSTPGSAHTDGLNGGVDVDKDVASARKPFQCRYCPYSASQKGNLKTHVLCVHRKPFDNSLYPDRRLRRSHTPQRPSRLPQSITGDSRASGRDQIGMTSLCGT, from the exons CTGTCCCACATAGACACCCCTGACCACCATACTGTAACAGCAGCCCAGTCCCTGAGTAAGGACAGCTTCATTACCCCGTCCACCGATCCAATTAGGAGCCAGATGGCGCTTCTGGCCAATCAAATCATGGATGCGAGGATCCTCAGCAGTATGAACGGGAGAGCAGAGCTTTCCCAGTTCTTGAGAGTCACCAATCAGAGCATCGTCTCCCAGGTAAATTCCCCCCAGGACGACAGCCGCAAGAACAGGAAGTACCCGTGCCCGCTGTGTGGAAAGCGCTTCCGCTTCAACAGCATACTGTCCCTTCACATGCGCACGCACACCGGCGAGAAGCCCTTCAAGTGCCCGTACTGTGACCACAGGGCGGCGCAGAAGGGCAACCTGAAGATACACCTCCGCACTCACAAGCAGGGCATTCTGGGTAAAGGCCGTGGGCGCATTAGGGAGGAGAACAGGTTGCTTCACGAGCTTGAGGAAAGGGCGATattgagggacaggcagacgcGAGGTGGTCATGTTCAAACATCCAATATAAACCAACTTCAGAAGCCCCTTCTGTCACAGACTGTCCCGACTCAACCCTCATTCTTAACCAACTGTGGCGCTCCAGAGAGCCAGCCGCATGCATCCACCTCTCCGAAGGCGACTGCCATCCCTGATGATCCCCTCCAGCCCCAACCCAACAGCTTCCGCTGCTCATTCTGTAAAGGAAAGTTCAGGAAGCGGCAGGAGCTCGAGCGCCACATCAGGATCCTTCATAAACCCTACAAATGCACCTTGTGCGAGTTCGCCGCCTCACAAGAGGAGGAGCTCATCGGCCACGTCGAGACGACCCATATAACTGCTGATACAGGCTCAGGACAGAGGCCTGCGATGGGGGCGGGTGACAAGAGGAAGCCCGTCGGTGAATTCCCCTGCGAGGTGTGCGGCCAGACCTTCAGCCAGGCGTGGTTCCTGAAAGGTCACATGAGGAAACACAAGGACTCATTTGAGCACTGCTGTCAGATCTGTGGCCGTCGATTCAAAGAACCCTGGTTTCTCAAGAACCACATGAAGGTCCACCTCAACAAACTGGCAGCTAAGCCGACCAATAATCTCCCCGCTGAACATAACACCTCCATGGGTAACCTGACGCAAGAGCATCAGAGCAACCTCTACTCCCAGTACATCTCCCGCATTCACAACCGCTTCCTCGCGGCCGAGAGAGCCGACCATCAAGATTATAATCAGATACTTGCCACAGCAGGCGTTGACATGAAGGTTAGGGAGATGTTAGGGAGGATGATTTCCTCAGGTCCAGGCCCGCTGACAGATGCAGAAAGCTCTTCTTTGTTGGGTTTGAATCATCTTCACCCTCCTATGAGCTCCACTAGCATGGAATACCTGCATAAAGTCATGTCCAACAGAGAAACactcaacagcagcaacagcagctacCCTGGCTGGCAGATCATGACTCCAGGGCTGCCTGTCGAGCAGCAAATGTTCGGTCCTAAagaccagcagcagctctcctcCTACCTATCTGAGAGATGTCTCCCTGTGGACGATGGGAAAGTGTGTCTGGGCGATCCCGACACAAAGGCCATCAGCAGGCCCGGTAGCCCAGGCAGCGTGAGTAATCATGGGCCAACGGAGATCGTCACAGAGATGGGGAACTCCCGACCACAATCATCCTCTCCAGCTGCAG GTGAGAAAGTCTACAGGTGTCCACTCTCCAGTGACTACACCGCAGCGCAGACGGCCTCCCTCGGCTTCCATCTGGATCGCTACCACTTCCCCCACTGGCAAAACAGCAGGGATCTTTCTTCTCCACTGCagcccaccagcagcagcagcagctccagcccCAACCCCAAGCTCAGACCTCGATCCAGGGAAGACTGGAGCCCAGCTGCAGGTCACTACCTCGGTCTGGAGAGCCACGGCGAAAACGCCCTGCTCATCAACAAGCAGCCCGACCTCGCTGACAAAGACGCAGGTGTGGACGCCTCCTTATCTGCTCAAACCAGGAAGTCCCAGTATGAGCCTTTAGATTTGTCTGTCAGGCCGGAGTCTGTCATGTCTCATTCAGCCGTGTCTCCTGCTGCACTGGTGCAGATGTCTGGCGTTTTTAGTAATGGACTCTCCTCCTCCATTACCCGCCGGCTACAAAGTTACTCTAATGCTGCAGCTGAACTCAGTGTGAAACCCGCATATCAGTGTGACCTTTTGGTGCAGGGAACAAAAGAAGAGATGAACACACAGAATGCAGGCTCCACGGGGCTCGACGGCGAAGGTGAATTTGAGAAATCTGAgcaagggagggaggaggaagacgacgaCGCTGCCAAGTGGAAGATGCCGAAAAATAACGTCCTCCAGCCGGAGGAGCTGGGACAGGCTGAGTTTGAGTCGAAGCAAGACAAGCCGGGAGCTTGGGGCCGAGCTGTGGCCGAGTCTCCCATCTCCTCTCTGGAGAACTTGACTCCGGGACAGGCCGAGCAGCTCCAGCACCAGGGCGGCCTGCTCTCCTTCCTCAGATCCCAGGGGAACCTGAGCAGCACACCTGGCAGCGCGCACACAGACGGTCTGAACGGCGGCGTGGATGTGGACAAAGACGTTGCATCAG CTCGGAAGCCATTCCAGTGCCGGTACTGCCCCTATAGCGCCTCCCAGAAGGGCAACCTGAAGACCCACGTCCTCTGTGTCCACCGCAAGCCCTTCGACAACAGCCTCTACCCCGACCGCCGCCTCCGACGCTCACACACGCCCCAGCGGCCCTCCAGATTGCCTCAGAGCATCACCGGGGACAGTCGCGCGTCAGGAAGAGACCAGATTGGCATGACATCACTCTGTGGGACTTGA